One stretch of Enoplosus armatus isolate fEnoArm2 chromosome 1, fEnoArm2.hap1, whole genome shotgun sequence DNA includes these proteins:
- the rab11a gene encoding ras-related protein Rab-11A — protein sequence MGTRDDEYDYLFKVVLIGDSGVGKSNLLSRFTRNEFNLESKSTIGVEFATRSIQVDGKTVKAQIWDTAGQERYRAITSAYYRGAVGALLVYDIAKHLTYENVERWLKELRDHADSNIVIMLVGNKSDLRHLRAVPTDEARAFAEKNGLSFLETSALDSTNVETAFQTILTEIYRIVSQKQMSERQESDMSPSNNVVNIQVQPTENKPKMQCCQNI from the exons tggtcCTTATTGGTGACTCGGGTGTGGGAAAGAGTAACCTGCTGTCCCGTTTCACCCGCAATGAGTTCAACCTGGAGAGTAAGAGCACCATCGGAGTCGAGTTCGCCACACGCAGCATCCAGGTGGACGGCAAGACGGTGAAGGCCCAGATCTGGGATACAGCTGGCCAGGAGCGCTACCGTGCCATCACATCAGC GTACTACCGTGGGGCGGTGGGGGCTCTGCTGGTCTATGACATTGCCAAGCATCTAACTTATGAGAATGTGGAGCGCTGGCTGAAGGAGCTGCGAGATCACGCTGACAGCAACATCGTCATCATGCTGGTGGGCAACAAGAGCGACCTGCGTCACCTCCGGGCCGTTCCCACCGACGAGGCACGGGCTTTCGCTG AGAAGAATGGTTTATCTTTTCTGGAGACGTCGGCTCTGGACTCCACCAACGTAGAGACGGCCTTCCAGACCATTCTGACAG agATCTACCGTATCGTCTCCCAGAAGCAGATGTCGGAGCGCCAGGAGAGCGACATGTCCCCCAGCAACAACGTGGTCAACATCCAGGTGCAGCCCACTGAGAACAAACCAAAGATGCAGTGCTGTCAGAACATCTAG